ATGTACCCGATGTGGCTCACCAACGTGAAGGATAGGAGACGTTTTATGTCGCTTTGCGCCAAAGCGCCCAAAATACCCACCACCATGGTCAGCAACGCCACCACCATCAATGGAACGTTGAGGGTATCTCCCGGGAACAGCAACGTCTCGGTGCGGACCATAGCGTAAACGCCCACCTTGGTGAGCAAACCAGCGAACACCGCGGTGACGGGAGCCGGCGCTGTTGGGTACGAGTCGGGAAGCCAGAAGGACAGCGGGAACACGGCGGCCTTGATACCGAACGCCACCAATAACATGACATGCAGGAGGTTCTGGGTCCCCTGGTCCAATTCGGCGAGCTTTATCGCCAGGTCCGCCATGGTGATGGTTCCAGTGGCACCGTAAATCATGGCGATGGCCACCAGGAACAACACGGACGACACGACGGAAACAACCACGTACGTGACGCCGGCACGAATGCGTGGCCCCGTCCCGCCCAGGGTCATCAGGACATAGCTTGCCGTGAGCAGGATCTCGAAGCCGACGTAAAGGTTGAAGAGGTCGCCGGTGAGGAACGCGTTTGACACGCCTGCAACCAGGATCAGGTATGTGGGGTGGAAGATCGAGACCGGCGCCTCCTGGTCGCCATCAGCCATGCCCTGGCCGGTTGCGTAGATCAACACCGCGAGGCTCACCACGGTGGACACAACCAGCATCAGCGAGGAGAACTGGTCCACTACAAGGACGACGCCCCATGGAGGCAGCCAACCGCCCAGGGTTACGGACGTGGTGCCGCCGTTCCACACGGATACCAGGAGCAGGCACTCGAGCAGGAGGGTGGCGCTCAGGATGCCGATACTCACCGCCCGCTGGGCTGAGTGGTGCCGGATCAACAGGAATGCGAGTGCTGCACCCAGGATCGGCAGGAGGACAGCTAGCGGCGACAGGCTCGCGAGATTCACGCGCTGCCTCCTTCCTGGGTGGTGCTGGTGTGCGGCTTTTCCGTGGCTTCCGGATGGCTCCGGTCCGTCGTCGTGATGGGCGTTACGGCGAACTCCGAGGTTTCCAACGGAACAATGGCGTCGTCCTCGGCGTCGAAGCTTGGAGTCTTGGCCACGCGAACGTCCTCAAGGTCGTCCTGGATCTCGTCCTGGCGGGCCAGGACCCACGTCCGGTAGATGATGCCCAGCATGAAGGCGGTCACCGCGAACGAGATCACTATCGACGTCAGGATCAGTGCCTGCGGCAAGGGATCGCTGTAAGCCTCGGGGTTTGTTTCCTTGCTGTACAAGGGCGCCAGCCCCGCATAACCTCCGGTGCTCAGGATCAGGATGTTGGTGGCATTGGCCAGCAGCATCAATCCCAACAGCACACGCGTCAGGCTCCGTTCAAGGATCAAGTAGATGCCGCAGGCGTACAGCACGCCCATGACGATCAGCAGGGTCAGGTTGATGCTCATGCGGTACCTTTCCCGGATGCGGCCGATTCGGCTGCTTCTTCGGCCAGCCCTGCAGCATCTTCCTCTGCCAGCGGTGAGCCTTGGCCCTCAAAATGCTCGTCGATCTCGGCACCGAGGCTGCGGAGGACATCAAGCGCCAACCCCACCACCACGATGTACACCCCAATATCAAAAATGGTGGAGGTGACGAACTTGATGTTGCCGAACACCGGAAGCCAGAACTCGATGATGGCGCTTTGGAAAACCTGCCCGCCCAGGAAGAGCGGGACCACGCCGGACGCGGCCGCCGTCGCAAGACCCGTCCCCAAAAGGGTTCCGGCACTTACTGTCGCTGCCTCGCTCAACTCGAACCGGCCACCAGCGAGGTAGCGGATGGTCAGGGCGAGTCCAGCGGTGAGGCCGCCCGCGAAGCCGCCACCGGGCAGGTTGTGTCCTGCAAGGAGAAGGTAGATGGAGAACACGATCATTGAGTGGAAGATCAGCCGGGTGACGACCTCGAAAATGATCGAACGGCGCTCAGGCGCCAAGGTGCGGCCGGCAACGAGCCAGACGTCGCGGGTCACGTCTGTGAACTTCTTCGCCACGGCAAGCGTGGCATTGGCACGGGAACCGCGTTCGACGCCGATGCGGCGCCCTACGCTGCCTTCGGGCACCGCTTCGGAGGCCTTGATCCGGTCGCCACGGCTGCGGACGAAGATCAGGCTGGCGACACCCGTGGCGGCAATGGCCAACACGGAAATCTCACCGAATGTGTCCCAGGCGCGGATGTCCACGAGGGTCACGTTGACCACGTTCAATCCCCCGCCGCCTTCATAGGCCAAGCGCGGAAAATCAAGGGAGACAGGGGTAGCCACACGGGCACCCATGGCGTAGATCGCCACGAAGATCATGGTGATGCCGAAGGCCGCTCCGATGATCACGCGGATCACCCTGAGCCTGCCGCCGGTCCTGTCCCGCAGCTCCGCGGGCAGGCTGCGCATGGCCAGCACGAAGGCCACCAGCACGATGGTTTCCACCAGCATCTGGGTCAGGGCCAGGTCCGGTGCGCCCTGCAGCGCGAACATGAGGGCGATGCCGTAGCCCGTCACGGACACCATGAGCACGGCAAGGAAGCGCTTGTTGGCGCGGACGGCAGCCAGTGCGCCCACCACGATGCCTGCCCCGGCCACCATTTGAAGCGGGGAATTGGGGTCGATGAAATAGATGCCATCCGGCAAGGGCTTGTTGGCCATGATCAGCGCGGTCGCCGGCACCGCAAAAGCGACCGTCAGGATGACAGCCAGGTAGAAGTACAGCGAACCACGCTGGGTACGGCCCGTGACCCACACCGCAACATCGTCCAAGGCGCCAATGGTGTTCTGGTAGGCGCGGTCGCCATCCACCCAGTCCGGGACCAGGCCTTGGGCTCGGGAAACGAGGTTGCGTCCGTAGAACATCGCGGCGCCAGCCGCGAACGTTATGGCTGTCAGGCCCAAAGCCGGGGTGACGCCATGCCACAAAGCCAGGTGTCCGGCGTCGACCGCGTCCGGGCCGTCGGCGAACAACGCCGCATAAGGCTGGATCCACGTGTCCACCGGCACCGGCCACAGGCCGTAGGCGATAGTGAGCAAGCTCAGGATGGCGGGGGCGGCCAGGAACGCGGGCTTGATGGGCTTGAACGGTGTGGGCTCCACACCGGGCTTCGTGGCGAACGCACCCCACATGAATCGGGCGCTGTAGGCGAAGGTGAGGATCGATCCGATCACCAGGCCGACCAGTATCCAGATGCCCCAAGCCGGCGCGTCATGGCCCGTTCCGTAGTGGACGAAAGCCTCAAAGACCGACTCTTTGGCGACGAAACCTGCCAAGGGCGGGACACCGGCCATGGACGCTGCGGCAATGGCGGCCACGACGCCCAGTGCCCGTGAAGACCGGAAGACGCCGGAAAGCTTGCGGATATCGCGTGTTCCGGACTGGTGGTCGATGATGCCCACCACCAGGAAGAGTGCCGCTTTGAACAGGCCGTGGGCCAGCAGCAGCCCGAGCCCCGCCAGCGCCGCGTCGGGACGACCCAGCCCAACCACCATGGTCAGGAAGCCGAGCTGGCTGACCGTTCCATAGGCGAGGATGAGCTTGATGTCGGTCTGGCGGAGGGCCCGGTACCCGCCGACAAGCATGGTGGCCAACCCGAGTCCCAGGACCACAGGCAGCCAGAATTGTGATTCGGCGAACCCCGGGGCCAAACGAGCCACGATGTAGATGCCGGCCTTCACCATCGCGGCTGCGTGGAGGTAGGCGCTCACGGGGGTGGGAGCGGCCATCGCACCGGGCAGCCAGAAATGGAACGGAACCAGCGCCGATTTGGTCACCGCACCAGACAGGACAAGCACGACGGCGGCGGCAACCGCGCCCTGCATGGGTCCAGTCATGAGCGACCCGGCTTGGTCAAGGATGGTCGAAATCCGGTACGTTCCTGCGGCCTGGCCCAAAATGATGAGTCCAACCAGCATGGCAAGGCCACCTGCTGTGGTGACCATCAGGGCTTGAAGCGCCGATCGGCGGGCGGCCAGGCGGGTCCGGGCATAACCGATCAGCAGGTAGGACAGGATGGTGGTGAGCTCCCAGAAAATGAAGAGCATCAGAAGGTCATCAGAGGTGACCAATCCGAACATGGCTCCCGCAAAAGCGAGCAGCTGGGCTCCGAATCCACCAAGGTCCGGATCTTCGTTCTTGAAGTATCGTGCGCAATAGACCAGCACCAACGAACCGACACCGAGGATGAGCAAGGACATCATCCATGCCAAGGGGTCCATACGAAACGCGAGTTCCAGCTTCAGGCTGGGAATCCACGGGAGGATCTCTTCCATGCCGCCAGCGGAATATGCGGGTCCATATTGGAAGAGCAGCCACACGAACGCACCCGCGGGCACGGCGGCCAGGACGTAGAACGCATTCCGGCCCAATGCGCGGAAGATCAAGGGCGCCACAGTTGCCGCTACAAAGGTGATGGCGAGAACTGTGAGCACTGTTTTCTCCGCAAAGTCAGGAACGAATTGTCAAAAGTTGGAGCAAGCGGTCATACGTTGGGTTCGGTTTACCTAGTTTATCAAGGGGCACGGACAGTGATATCCACATAGGGTCTGTCATGCCAGCACCGTTCGCGTGGTCCCTATAGCATTCAAACTATGAACGCGGCTGCAGTTCCAGAAACCCACCCAACGTCCGAGCTCGCCTCCGGTCCCGTCGCTTCAAAGAAGGGACAAATCCTTGCGTGGGCCTCCTGGGACTGGGGTTCGGCTGCCTTCAACGCAGTCATGACCACCTTCGTTTTCACCGTCTACCTGACGTCGAACGCTTTCGGCGGAGAAGACGCGGCGTCGGCGGCCTTGGGTGCAGCCTTGGCCATCGCAGGCCTAGCCATTGCCCTGCTTGCTCCCGTCACTGGCCAGCGCTCAGACGCGGGCGGCCGGCGCAAGCTGTGGCTAGGGGTCAACACTGCCGCCACAGCCGTCCTCACGGCGCTGTGCTTCTTCGTTTTCCCGCGGCCGGAGTTCCTACTCTTGGGCGTCTGCTTGATTGCACTGGCCAACATCTTCTTCGAGTTCGCAGGCGTCAACTACAACGCCATGCTGGCCCAGATCTCCACGCCACGGAATATCGGCAAGGTCAGCGGCTTCGGTTGGGGCATGGGATACCTCGGCGGAATCGTGGCGCTCCTGCTGGTGCTTCAGCTCTTCGTCCAACCGTCCTTTGAGTGGTTTGGCGCCTCCACCCAGGACTCCCTCAACATCCGGCTCGTCGCGATTTTCTCGGCGCTCTGGTTTTTCATCTTCGCCCTGCCCGTCATGTTCGCTGTACCCGAAGTGCCCGTTAAAAAAGCAACCGCATCGCTGGGCTTCTTCGCGTCATACAGGTTGCTCATCCGGCGTATCGGGGCCATCTACCGGAGCAGCCCCCACACTATCTACTTCCTGCTCTCCAGCGCCATCTTCCGCGACGGTCTGGCCGCCGTGTTCACCTTCGGCGGCGTCATTGCCGCGGGCACCTTCGGTTTCGAGCTCAAGGAAGTGATCTTCTTTGCCATCTTCGGCAATGTCGTCGCGGCCGTGGGTGCCATCATTGGCGGCTTCCTTGACGACAGGATCGGCCCCAAAGCCGTCATCGTCCTGTCTTTGGTGGGCCTCCTCGTGGCAGGTACGTTCATCCTGGTGTTGGGCAACGGGGACTACGTGTTCTTCGGCAATGAATGGCCGGGAGCCTCAACGTTCTGGGTCTTCGGCTTGCTGCTCTGCTTGTTCGTGGGCCCCGCCCAGTCGTCCTCCCGCGCATATCTGGCACGGCTCGCCCCAGCCGGAGAATCCGGTGAACTGTTCGGCCTCTACGCCACCACGGGGCGTGCCGTCAGCTTCCTGGCCCCGACACTCTTCACCCTGTGCATCGCCATCGCTTCTCCCTTGGTCGCAGAGGGTGAAGCCCAACGCTGGGGCATCCTTGGGATCATGGTGGTACTCCTCGCTGGGCTGTTGGTGATCCTGCCTGTAAAGCCACCCACAAAAATGGAAATAGCCGTGGTGCCAGAGCGTTAACTACATAGGACCGGCGGAGGGCCACCCCCACACCAGACCGGTTCCCAGAGTTAGGGTGTAGCTATGAATGTGGATGAGACTGAACTCCCGGGCCTTGGGGTCCGTAAGGATTTCGTCACGGCCTCGGGCCGGCGTATTGGCGTGGTGGAACTGCGGGAGGGCGAAACCCAACTCTTCGTGTCCACGTGGGACGACCCCGACACGTGCCAGGCGACCATACCCCTGACAGCCGATGAAGCAGCCGCCTTGGGCAACCTCCTCGGTGGCCAGCACATAGCCATGCGCCTGGCTGAAGCCCACCGCGAGGTTCCCGGCATCGTCACGCGGCAGTTCTCCATCACCCCGGATTCGCCCTTCGTCAACCAGCCCATGGGCAAAGCCCAGGTTCGTACCCGCAGCGGCGTTTCCATCGTCGCGATCATGCGCGAGGGCGAGGTCGTCCCCTCCCCCGCGCCCGACGTCGTCCTCCACACCGGTGACTTACTCGTAGCAGTCGGCACGCAGGAAGGTCTTGACTCAGCAGCCGACATCCTGCGTAACGGCTAACCCGGATGGACCCGCTTGCACTAGCCCTCGTTGAACTGGGGGCCGTCGTCTTCTGCCTCGGCCTCCTGGCTCGGTTAGCGGGTCGAATTGGCATGTCGCCCATTCCGCTCTACCTTGTGGGCGGTTTGGCCTTCGGTGCCGGCGGGTTCGTCAAGCTGGACGGCATGCACGAGTTCTCGCACCTCTCTGGCGAAATTGGCGTCATACTGCTCCTGCTTATGCTCGGACTGGAATATACGGCGTCAGAGCTCGTCACCGGGCTGAGGCGCTCATGGCAGGCGGGCGTGCTGGACTTCATCCTGAACTTCATTCCAGGAGCCGGTATTGCCGTCCTCCTGGGGTGGGGCCTCGTCGGCGCCATCGTCATGGGCGGCGTCACCTACATCTCGTCGTCAGGGATTGCCGCAAAAGTCATCACCGACCTGGGCCGCATTGGTAACCGCGAGACGCCCGTCGTGCTGTCCATCCTGGTGTTCGAAGACCTGGCCATGGCCATCTACCTCCCCATCCTCACCGCGATCCTCGCCGGTGTTGGTTTCCTGGGCGGCCTGCAGACCGTGGGCATCGCCCTGGCCGTGGTCACGGTGGTGCTGGTGATCGCCCTCAAGCACGGCCACCGAGTGTCCCAAGCGATCCACAGCGAGAACTCCGAAGTCTTCCTGCTGAACTTGCTGGGGCTCGCGCTGTTGGTGGCTGGCATAGCCTCGGCATTGCAGGTATCGGCTGCTGTGGGTGCCTTCATGTTGGGGATCGCGATCTCCGGGGCCACCGCGCATAACGCCACACGGATCCTGGAACCCTTGCGTGACCTGTTTGCGGCCATCTTCTTCGTGGCATTCGGGCTGAACACAGACCCCACGTCCATCCCGCCCGTGCTCGGATGGGCCCTCGTGTTGGCCGTCCTAACCACCCTCACCAAAATGCTCACGGGATTCTGGGCTGCGAAACGTGCCGGCATCGCTGTGCCTGGCCGTTTCCGCGCCGGGGCAGCGCTGATCGCACGCGGCGAGTTCTCCATCGTCATCGCAGGCCTCGCCGTCACGTCCGGAGCCGTCCCCGACGAGCTCGCCGCACTCGCCACGGCATACGTCCTCATCATGGCCATCCTCGGCCCGCTGGCGGCAAGGTTCGTCGAACCCGTGGTCAAGGTCTTCCGCAAAACCCCCGGAGCCCCACCCCGGCGCCCTGAGCGCGCTCCCGCCTAAGCTGGTAAGTCCTGTCCGCGGTTGGACTTACCCCCGGCGGAGGGGCAATCCAAAATGCCGGGAGCTAACCCTCGACGCGAAGAACTAAATGGACGTCCGGTGGAAGTTCTGGTGGCTGCGGCTGGCGGTGGGGCCGCGCTGGCCTTGGTAGCGGTTGCCGTATTCGCCGGAGCCGTAGGGGTGCTCGGCCGACGACGTGAGTCGGAAGAAGCAGAGCTGGCCGATCTTCATGCCCGGCCACAGCTTGATGGGGAGGGTGGCGACGTTCGACAGTTCCAGTGTCACGTGCCCGGAAAACCCGGGGTCGATGAAGCCGGCCGTGGAGTGCGTCAGCAGCCCGAGGCGGCCCAGGGACGACTTGCCTTCGAGGCGCGCGGCGATGTCGTCCGCGAGGCTGACCGTTTCGTAGGTGGAGCCCAGCACGAATTCACCGGGGTGCAGGATGAAAGGTTCGTCGCCTTCGACCTCTACCAGCCGCGTGAGTTCCGGCTGTTCTTCGGCAGGGTCGATGTGGGCGTATTTGTGGTTGTCGAAGAGCCGGAAGAACCGGTCAATCCGGACGTCCACGGAAGACGGCTGGACCATCGCGGGGTCGTACGGTTCAAGAACAATCCGTTGGGAGTCTATTTCGGCACGAATATCGCGGTCAGAGATCAGCACAGCATCAAAAATACCCCATGCGCCAAATACCCGATGCATTGTCCGGCCAGCCCCATGGGACTATAGTTCCCGGACATGTAGAACCGCGCCCGTACCTGGGGGCATCGAGCATTCGCGGGGTAATTGTGAAAAAACTGGCAGCGCCTGCCGCTATCGTGCTGGCCGGAGCGCTGGCCCTGTGCGTGGCTGCTTCCAGCCAGCTCCTTCCGGCAACGCAGATGGTCCCTGACGGCACCGCTTCTTCAGCGGGTGTCCCGTCGGGACTGAACGCACCGGAAGCGACCACGACGGCGGACCCGGCACCGCTCGCCGACCCTGGCCCTTCCGAAGCGGCTCCAGTAGCTGACAGTGCCGAGGACCCCGCCAGCATTCCGGCTCCCGAACCGGCCACCGGCGACGGGCCGGTCGCGATAGATCCCGTGTTCGAGACGCCACCGCCAGTTCCGAACATCGGACCGTCGTGGGGACCGGACAACCCCAGTGTCCCCGATACCGGGATCACCGGTCCCCCAGCCACGGAGGCTGAGCCCGCACCCCGCGACACCACATCCGCCGTTACACCCGATCCCGCGCCAACGGCTCCCGCGAGCGGACCGGTTCCACAGCAGACGCCGAGCTCCACGCCAACGCCGACGACGGCGCCCACGCCAACGCCCGCGCCGTCCGCCACCTCACCCGTCCCGACGCCGTCCGCCACCTCCGCCACGCCAACCCCGTCCCCCGTCCCGACGCCATCCGCCATGCCAACTCCCACGGCAGCCCCAACCCCGTTCCCAGGGAAGGCGCCGAGCCAGGAAACCGATCCCGACAACGGAGCATTGGCACTCCTTCCTGACAGCAACTCCGCCGCGATCCTGACGGTGTTTAACGCGATCAACAGCTACCGCGCATCCCTCGGGTTGGCACCGGTGAAGTACCACGCAACGGTGGCCAGCCTGGCTCAGGAGTGGTCCAACAACATCGCGAGCCGGGAAGTGATCCAGCACCGCCCCAATTTCTGGACCGACCCCCGCGCACTCAATCCGAACAATGGCGCGGGTGAAGTCATCGCTGTCCGCTGGGACCGTGACGCCGCCCAGCTTGTGGAGTGGTGGAAGCAATCGCCGGGGCACGATGCCCTTCTCCGCGATCCCCGGTTCAACGTGATGGGCATTGGCATCACGTACACGGACGGCAACTGGCAGACTACGCCGAACCGTTACACGCTTTGGGGCGTAGTGAACTTCTTCGGTTACACCACCCTGCCGGCGGGGACCACGACGCGACCCGGTGGCACGGTCACCCCGCCCACGGATCCGGTGGCTGTGTGCGAACCCACCAACAAGTACCAACCTCCAACCGTGGACTTGAGCAAAGCATCCATCCGCAGTGCTGCCGACCTTGTCTCCATTTCCGGGAACGGTTCAGTGGTGGACTACCCGTCCTTGGGTGGCGGCCGTTACGGTGCGGGCAGAACAATTGGTGGCGGATTCACGGGCATCAAGGACCTTTTCATCGTGGACTGGGACCGTGACGGCGTCTTCGACCTCGTCTCCCAGAGGTTGGACGGCGCCCTCCTGGTGTTCCCCGGCGTGCAGGGCGGTGGTTTCAAGCCGTCGATCACGTTGGGCCAGGGTTGGGGGACGCTCAACATTGCAATTGGGACGTGGTGCGCCAACAACAGGCTCCCCCAGATTGTGGCCATGGACTCCGGCGGCAACCTGTACATGTACAAAAACGCGGGCTTGGCCCCTATTAAGACGCAGTCCGCCATCGGCACTGGCAATCCCGCGATCCGCCTGAGCATGGTGGACTACAACGCCGATGGCTTCCAGGACCTTCTGACCACCGAAGCCAACGGCACCCTGCGGCTCTATCGCGGCAGCGGCCTGGGCACTCCCAAGCAGGAATCACGGCCGGCTGTCGGCGCAGCCTGGACTGACTACACGGGTTTGCGTGCCCTGCGCGGAGTTACAGCCCCCGATTCGGTAGGGATCGCCGGTTTGGACCGCAACGGCGTGGTGGAATATTGGGACCTCACCACCGGACGGCTCACCACCCCCGTGACCATTGGGGTTGGTTGGGGCGGATTCAAGTTCGCGCAGTAGCCCGACCGGCGCACCCACGCTGGCTACCGCCGTCGTGAATCAACGCGGCCTAAGCGGCCGAGCGTGACTCCATCACGGTTTTGAGCTGTTCCAGCTGGGCCACTTCGCTTTCCATGGTCTTTTGGATCATGCCATTCATCAGCTTCTGCAGGCCTTTTGGGTGGTATTCAAGTGCGAAGCGGAGGCGTGTGGTGGCCCCCTCGGTGCTGAGGTAGTAGCCCCCTGTGGGTTTGGCCGGTCCGTTGACTACCTCAAAGCGGACTTCGGCGCCGGGTCGGGCGTCGGTGATTTTGAAGTCGGCGGCAATGGGGCGTCCGCCGGGTCCGATGAGCGTTTGCTGGTACACGGCACCTTTCTGTCCGCGGACTCCCGATCGGAGCGAGATGCTGCGCACTCCGGAACGCCAGAGGGAATTGTTGGTGCCATCCATCAGGAACTGGAAAACGGTCATGGCATCCCTGTTGATCACCACTTCATGGGCTGCGAATGCCACGGAAACCTCTTTCGGCGCACGGTTCATTTGTCGTAGCCCGGTTCCCCATACGCTGCAGCTAACACCTTCAGAATAGTCAGCCTCGAACGTCTTCGACACAGGACTGACGAGCCTTGACCGAATGGTTACCTGCCAATTTCCGGGGCATGGCTGACATGCGGCGCCTGGCCCGGTAGAGTGCCTGCCGCTGGCTAAAACCAAAATTGGGGGCGTAATGCGGGTTTACAACAGTCGGGGATCCATGGGGAACGTCCGA
This Paenarthrobacter sp. GOM3 DNA region includes the following protein-coding sequences:
- a CDS encoding MFS transporter; the protein is MNAAAVPETHPTSELASGPVASKKGQILAWASWDWGSAAFNAVMTTFVFTVYLTSNAFGGEDAASAALGAALAIAGLAIALLAPVTGQRSDAGGRRKLWLGVNTAATAVLTALCFFVFPRPEFLLLGVCLIALANIFFEFAGVNYNAMLAQISTPRNIGKVSGFGWGMGYLGGIVALLLVLQLFVQPSFEWFGASTQDSLNIRLVAIFSALWFFIFALPVMFAVPEVPVKKATASLGFFASYRLLIRRIGAIYRSSPHTIYFLLSSAIFRDGLAAVFTFGGVIAAGTFGFELKEVIFFAIFGNVVAAVGAIIGGFLDDRIGPKAVIVLSLVGLLVAGTFILVLGNGDYVFFGNEWPGASTFWVFGLLLCLFVGPAQSSSRAYLARLAPAGESGELFGLYATTGRAVSFLAPTLFTLCIAIASPLVAEGEAQRWGILGIMVVLLAGLLVILPVKPPTKMEIAVVPER
- a CDS encoding cation:proton antiporter, which translates into the protein MDPLALALVELGAVVFCLGLLARLAGRIGMSPIPLYLVGGLAFGAGGFVKLDGMHEFSHLSGEIGVILLLLMLGLEYTASELVTGLRRSWQAGVLDFILNFIPGAGIAVLLGWGLVGAIVMGGVTYISSSGIAAKVITDLGRIGNRETPVVLSILVFEDLAMAIYLPILTAILAGVGFLGGLQTVGIALAVVTVVLVIALKHGHRVSQAIHSENSEVFLLNLLGLALLVAGIASALQVSAAVGAFMLGIAISGATAHNATRILEPLRDLFAAIFFVAFGLNTDPTSIPPVLGWALVLAVLTTLTKMLTGFWAAKRAGIAVPGRFRAGAALIARGEFSIVIAGLAVTSGAVPDELAALATAYVLIMAILGPLAARFVEPVVKVFRKTPGAPPRRPERAPA
- a CDS encoding Na+/H+ antiporter subunit A; this encodes MLTVLAITFVAATVAPLIFRALGRNAFYVLAAVPAGAFVWLLFQYGPAYSAGGMEEILPWIPSLKLELAFRMDPLAWMMSLLILGVGSLVLVYCARYFKNEDPDLGGFGAQLLAFAGAMFGLVTSDDLLMLFIFWELTTILSYLLIGYARTRLAARRSALQALMVTTAGGLAMLVGLIILGQAAGTYRISTILDQAGSLMTGPMQGAVAAAVVLVLSGAVTKSALVPFHFWLPGAMAAPTPVSAYLHAAAMVKAGIYIVARLAPGFAESQFWLPVVLGLGLATMLVGGYRALRQTDIKLILAYGTVSQLGFLTMVVGLGRPDAALAGLGLLLAHGLFKAALFLVVGIIDHQSGTRDIRKLSGVFRSSRALGVVAAIAAASMAGVPPLAGFVAKESVFEAFVHYGTGHDAPAWGIWILVGLVIGSILTFAYSARFMWGAFATKPGVEPTPFKPIKPAFLAAPAILSLLTIAYGLWPVPVDTWIQPYAALFADGPDAVDAGHLALWHGVTPALGLTAITFAAGAAMFYGRNLVSRAQGLVPDWVDGDRAYQNTIGALDDVAVWVTGRTQRGSLYFYLAVILTVAFAVPATALIMANKPLPDGIYFIDPNSPLQMVAGAGIVVGALAAVRANKRFLAVLMVSVTGYGIALMFALQGAPDLALTQMLVETIVLVAFVLAMRSLPAELRDRTGGRLRVIRVIIGAAFGITMIFVAIYAMGARVATPVSLDFPRLAYEGGGGLNVVNVTLVDIRAWDTFGEISVLAIAATGVASLIFVRSRGDRIKASEAVPEGSVGRRIGVERGSRANATLAVAKKFTDVTRDVWLVAGRTLAPERRSIIFEVVTRLIFHSMIVFSIYLLLAGHNLPGGGFAGGLTAGLALTIRYLAGGRFELSEAATVSAGTLLGTGLATAAASGVVPLFLGGQVFQSAIIEFWLPVFGNIKFVTSTIFDIGVYIVVVGLALDVLRSLGAEIDEHFEGQGSPLAEEDAAGLAEEAAESAASGKGTA
- a CDS encoding SRPBCC family protein; protein product: MAFAAHEVVINRDAMTVFQFLMDGTNNSLWRSGVRSISLRSGVRGQKGAVYQQTLIGPGGRPIAADFKITDARPGAEVRFEVVNGPAKPTGGYYLSTEGATTRLRFALEYHPKGLQKLMNGMIQKTMESEVAQLEQLKTVMESRSAA
- a CDS encoding Na(+)/H(+) antiporter subunit C; this encodes MSINLTLLIVMGVLYACGIYLILERSLTRVLLGLMLLANATNILILSTGGYAGLAPLYSKETNPEAYSDPLPQALILTSIVISFAVTAFMLGIIYRTWVLARQDEIQDDLEDVRVAKTPSFDAEDDAIVPLETSEFAVTPITTTDRSHPEATEKPHTSTTQEGGSA
- a CDS encoding CAP domain-containing protein; protein product: MKKLAAPAAIVLAGALALCVAASSQLLPATQMVPDGTASSAGVPSGLNAPEATTTADPAPLADPGPSEAAPVADSAEDPASIPAPEPATGDGPVAIDPVFETPPPVPNIGPSWGPDNPSVPDTGITGPPATEAEPAPRDTTSAVTPDPAPTAPASGPVPQQTPSSTPTPTTAPTPTPAPSATSPVPTPSATSATPTPSPVPTPSAMPTPTAAPTPFPGKAPSQETDPDNGALALLPDSNSAAILTVFNAINSYRASLGLAPVKYHATVASLAQEWSNNIASREVIQHRPNFWTDPRALNPNNGAGEVIAVRWDRDAAQLVEWWKQSPGHDALLRDPRFNVMGIGITYTDGNWQTTPNRYTLWGVVNFFGYTTLPAGTTTRPGGTVTPPTDPVAVCEPTNKYQPPTVDLSKASIRSAADLVSISGNGSVVDYPSLGGGRYGAGRTIGGGFTGIKDLFIVDWDRDGVFDLVSQRLDGALLVFPGVQGGGFKPSITLGQGWGTLNIAIGTWCANNRLPQIVAMDSGGNLYMYKNAGLAPIKTQSAIGTGNPAIRLSMVDYNADGFQDLLTTEANGTLRLYRGSGLGTPKQESRPAVGAAWTDYTGLRALRGVTAPDSVGIAGLDRNGVVEYWDLTTGRLTTPVTIGVGWGGFKFAQ
- a CDS encoding cation:proton antiporter regulatory subunit, which translates into the protein MNVDETELPGLGVRKDFVTASGRRIGVVELREGETQLFVSTWDDPDTCQATIPLTADEAAALGNLLGGQHIAMRLAEAHREVPGIVTRQFSITPDSPFVNQPMGKAQVRTRSGVSIVAIMREGEVVPSPAPDVVLHTGDLLVAVGTQEGLDSAADILRNG
- the dcd gene encoding dCTP deaminase; amino-acid sequence: MLISDRDIRAEIDSQRIVLEPYDPAMVQPSSVDVRIDRFFRLFDNHKYAHIDPAEEQPELTRLVEVEGDEPFILHPGEFVLGSTYETVSLADDIAARLEGKSSLGRLGLLTHSTAGFIDPGFSGHVTLELSNVATLPIKLWPGMKIGQLCFFRLTSSAEHPYGSGEYGNRYQGQRGPTASRSHQNFHRTSI
- a CDS encoding Na+/H+ antiporter subunit D; its protein translation is MNLASLSPLAVLLPILGAALAFLLIRHHSAQRAVSIGILSATLLLECLLLVSVWNGGTTSVTLGGWLPPWGVVLVVDQFSSLMLVVSTVVSLAVLIYATGQGMADGDQEAPVSIFHPTYLILVAGVSNAFLTGDLFNLYVGFEILLTASYVLMTLGGTGPRIRAGVTYVVVSVVSSVLFLVAIAMIYGATGTITMADLAIKLAELDQGTQNLLHVMLLVAFGIKAAVFPLSFWLPDSYPTAPAPVTAVFAGLLTKVGVYAMVRTETLLFPGDTLNVPLMVVALLTMVVGILGALAQSDIKRLLSFTLVSHIGYMVFGLAMSSVAGLGAAVFYVAHHITVQTSLFLVTGLIERRGGSSSIDRLGGLAKLSPLLALLFFVPAMNLAGIPPFSGFLGKLGLLQAGVELGTPLAITLVVGGVVTSLLTLLAIARVWNRAFWRKPEDAEYPDPVLLASGNVGVLPRTMVGSTAGLVVFGVALTVFAGPLFHLADGSAEIMLDRSAYIHSVLGDAVEVPALPQTGGPK